From Ramlibacter tataouinensis, the proteins below share one genomic window:
- a CDS encoding phosphodiesterase, whose protein sequence is MMTTVVQLSDLHVRAPNDPLCGRIDTGAYLSRAVSSIQALPLAPDAVVITGDLVDLGRPEEYRQLRGLLAPLTSPLFLLAGNHDEVQALRAAFPDHPHLGTTGDLRYCAAVGGLLLIALDTTVPRQAHGALDAQRLDWLARALDAARDQPVLLAMHHPPFRTFIDHMDAMGLLQGAAELDALLRAHANVERVICGHVHRPIETRFGGTIASICPSPAHQIEMNLRPDAPPAWTLEPGGFTVHAWTRDTGLVSHLAYAGKFDGPYAFDDDG, encoded by the coding sequence ATGATGACGACGGTAGTGCAGCTGTCTGACCTGCACGTTCGTGCGCCCAACGATCCCCTCTGCGGACGAATCGACACCGGCGCTTATCTCAGCCGGGCCGTGTCAAGCATCCAGGCGCTGCCGCTGGCGCCCGATGCGGTGGTGATCACCGGAGACCTCGTCGACCTCGGCCGTCCGGAGGAGTACCGGCAGCTGCGAGGGCTGCTGGCCCCTCTGACCTCTCCCCTCTTCCTGCTGGCCGGCAATCACGACGAGGTGCAGGCGCTGCGCGCGGCCTTTCCCGACCACCCTCACCTGGGCACGACGGGCGACCTGCGCTATTGCGCGGCCGTCGGCGGCTTGCTGCTGATCGCCCTGGACACGACGGTGCCGCGGCAAGCGCACGGCGCCCTGGATGCGCAGCGGCTCGACTGGCTGGCGCGCGCCCTCGATGCAGCGCGCGACCAACCGGTCCTGCTCGCCATGCACCATCCGCCCTTCCGCACTTTCATCGACCACATGGATGCCATGGGGCTGCTCCAGGGCGCCGCCGAACTCGATGCCCTGCTTCGCGCCCATGCGAACGTCGAACGCGTGATCTGCGGCCACGTGCATCGGCCGATCGAGACGCGCTTTGGCGGCACCATCGCGTCGATCTGCCCATCGCCGGCGCACCAGATCGAAATGAACCTCCGGCCGGATGCCCCTCCCGCATGGACGCTGGAGCCGGGGGGATTCACGGTGCATGCGTGGACCCGCGACACGGGCCTGGTCAGCCACCTCGCCTACGCCGGGAAATTCGACGGTCCCTATGCCTTCGATGATGACGGGTAG
- the ppk2 gene encoding polyphosphate kinase 2: MINDDFVIRVQRDVVDSYDEELELELEDRPFDAEGKEVPLSAIEKNERRRYFRELLRLQGELVKLQDWVVASGHKLVILFEGRDAAGKGGVIKRITQRLNPRACRVAALPAPNDRERTQWYFQRFVAHLPAAGEIVLFDRSWYNRAGVERVMGFCTDEQYDEFFRSVPEFEKMLTRSGIQLVKYWFSISDEEQHLRFLSRIHDPLKQWKLSPMDLESRRLWEDYTRAKEVMLARTHIPEAPWWVVQADHKKKARLNCIHHLLSQVPYQEVPHTQVVMPERVRHEDYSRRPVSPEMFIPEQY; this comes from the coding sequence ATGATCAACGACGATTTCGTGATCCGTGTCCAGCGCGACGTGGTCGACAGCTACGACGAAGAACTCGAGCTTGAACTGGAGGACCGGCCCTTCGATGCCGAAGGCAAGGAGGTGCCGCTCAGCGCGATCGAAAAGAACGAGCGGCGGCGCTACTTCCGGGAGCTGCTGCGGCTGCAGGGTGAGCTGGTGAAACTGCAGGACTGGGTGGTCGCTTCCGGCCACAAGCTGGTGATCCTGTTCGAAGGACGGGATGCCGCGGGCAAGGGCGGCGTGATCAAACGCATCACCCAGCGCCTGAATCCGCGCGCGTGCCGGGTGGCTGCGCTGCCGGCGCCGAACGACCGGGAACGCACGCAGTGGTACTTCCAGCGCTTTGTGGCGCATCTGCCGGCAGCCGGAGAGATCGTGCTGTTCGACCGCAGCTGGTACAACCGCGCCGGCGTCGAGCGCGTCATGGGTTTTTGCACCGACGAACAGTACGATGAGTTCTTCCGCAGCGTGCCCGAGTTCGAGAAGATGCTGACCCGCTCCGGCATCCAGCTGGTGAAGTACTGGTTCTCGATTTCCGACGAAGAGCAGCACCTGCGATTTCTCAGCCGCATTCACGACCCCTTGAAGCAGTGGAAGCTGAGCCCGATGGACCTGGAGTCGCGCCGGCTCTGGGAAGACTACACCCGCGCCAAGGAGGTCATGCTGGCGCGCACGCACATCCCGGAGGCGCCCTGGTGGGTCGTGCAGGCGGACCACAAGAAGAAGGCCCGGCTGAACTGCATTCACCACCTGCTCAGCCAGGTGCCCTACCAGGAGGTTCCGCATACCCAGGTGGTGATGCCAGAGCGTGTACGGCACGAGGACTACTCACGCCGCCCGGTATCGCCGGAGATGTTCATTCCGGAGCAGTACTGA